One Aspergillus oryzae RIB40 DNA, chromosome 2 genomic window carries:
- a CDS encoding uncharacterized protein (predicted protein): MIECIVRELSAVGLFVDNVHAECAPGQWEFVLPPADPVQAVDDLAKARHTITCVAESFGLRATLSPRPHTGKSPTGSHVHMSLNPVTQATQPLSDAFFAGVIAHLPSILVFCMSQVASYERVAAGCRACGVYATWGWYNKETPLRRMRDNRFEIRVMDGLANPYLALSSILAAGILGIQTKASLGTGVANGMDPAKLSADERDATGAHKVLPASLEESLAALECDQELIDLLNEQLVRVYLMIKRREADDFKAMDPSEQKRWLISEF; the protein is encoded by the coding sequence ATGATCGAGTGCATTGTGCGAGAATTATCCGCCGTGGGCTTATTCGTCGACAATGTCCATGCCGAGTGCGCCCCGGGCCAGTGGGAGTTTGTTCTGCCCCCAGCAGATCCAGTGCAAGCTGTCGACGATCTTGCCAAGGCCCGACATACTATTACTTGCGTAGCCGAGTCATTCGGGCTACGCGCGACCCTAAGCCCCCGGCCGCATACTGGCAAATCGCCAACGGGCAGTCATGTCCATATGTCACTGAACCCAGTAACACAGGCCACCCAGCCTCTGTCAGATGCATTCTTTGCCGGGGTCATCGCCCACCTTCCGTCTATACTAGTCTTCTGCATGTCACAGGTCGCCAGCTACGAACGTGTGGCAGCTGGTTGCCGTGCCTGTGGTGTGTACGCGACGTGGGGCTGGTACAATAAGGAGACCCCGCTTCGACGCATGCGGGATAATCGATTTGAGATCCGAGTGATGGATGGCCTTGCCAACCCGTATTTAGCCCTGAGTTCTATCTTAGCCGCAGGAATTTTGGGAATACAAACCAAGGCCTCATTAGGCACTGGTGTCGCGAATGGAATGGACCCGGCCAAGCTGTCAGCAGACGAACGGGATGCTACAGGAGCTCATAAAGTACTTCCTGCGTCACTTGAAGAGAGCCTGGCAGCTTTGGAATGCGATCAAGAATTGATAGACCTGCTTAATGAGCAGCTCGTGCGAGTCTATTTGATGATTAAACGAAGGGAAGCAGATGATTTCAAAGCCATGGATCCATCGGAACAGAAGAGATGGTTAATTTCGGAATTTTAA
- a CDS encoding chitin synthase export chaperone (predicted protein) — protein sequence MGFGDFDTICQKAALPLCSLVGPASSISGATGIIPNCYARNIELANTIIFEGAASFVHIIALAMTVIMILHIRSKFTAVGRKEIITFFYIYMLLTMCSLVIDAGVVPPRSGPFPYFVAVQNGLTSALCTSLLVNGFVGFQLYEDGTALSVWLLRLTSTAMFAISFVISLLTFKSWGGLSPTNTVGMFVVLYILNAICIAVYLIMQLLLVMNTLEDRWPLGHIAFGLLVFICGQVLLYAFSDTICENVQHYLDGLFFTTICNLLAVMMVYKFWDYITKEDLEFSVGIKPNTWEVKEFLPEEDRRATVYQDTNSEYAGSMYHHRASAYNNHNY from the exons ATGGGGTTCGGTGACTTCGACACGATCTGTCAGAAGGCAGCGCTGCCACTGTGCTCTCTGGTGGGCCCGGCCTCCTCGATATCAGGCGCAACCGGCATCATCCCCAATTGCTATGCGCGAAACATTGAACTGGCCAACACAATCATCTTCGAAGGCGCCGCATCCTTCGTTCATATCATAGCGCTGGCTATGACAGTCATTATGATTCTACACATTAGGTCCAAGTTCACCGCGGTCG GTCGCAAGGAGATCATCACGTTCTTTTACATCTACATGCTCCTAACAATGTGCTCCCTGGTCATCGACGCCGGGGTGGTTCCGCCCAGGAGCGGCCCGTTCCCTTATTTCGTCGCTGTGCAAAACGGCCTAACCTCCGCCCTATGCACGAGTCTACTCGTCAACGGATTTGTGGGATTCCAGCTCTACGAAGATGGAACAGCGCTCTCAGTCTGGCTACTCCGTCTCACCTCCACAGCGATGTTCGCCATCTCATTCGTCATCTCCCTCCTGACGTTCAAGTCATGGGGCGGGCTCAGTCCCACCAACACCGTCGGCATGTTTGTAGTATTATACATCCTCAACGCGATCTGTATAGCAGTCTACCTCATCATGCAACTCCTATTGGTCATGAATACGCTCGAAGACCGTTGGCCACTCGGCCATATCGCGTTCGGCCTCCTGGTCTTCATCTGTGGTCAGGTGCTCCTCTACGCGTTCAGTGACACCATCTGCGAGAATGTCCAACATTACTTGGACGGTCTGttcttcaccaccatctGTAATCTGCTCGCCGTCATGATGGTTTACAAG TTCTGGGATTACATTACGAAAGAAGATCTCGAATTCTCCGTCGGTATCAAACCCAATACATGGGAGGTTAAGGAATTTCTtccggaagaagatcgtcgcGCAACAGTCTACCAGGACACAAATTCGGAGTACGCCGGAAGCATGTATCACCATCGAGCGTCGGCTTATAACAATCACAATTATTAG
- a CDS encoding uncharacterized protein (predicted protein) has protein sequence MEVFIYTQEAKQKHAVILKRHKPRQEIDGNGNRTGHLRGLSVGNRAVEFIWLRFMGYSANTFTQIIPARKFQDMLQHDQLLSAPLAALYWTAQGRSVKDVFGPFYLKPDLDTAYIETGSDGTRAILATDFVDKVQDPLPLCPRSNLRRLCHVISDIAGFSALVGLEVEVIFMRPVTGGQH, from the exons ATGGAAGTTTTCATATATACCCAGGAGGCAAAACA AAAACATGCTGTCATTCTCAAACGGCACAAACCTCGTCAAGAAATTGACGGAAATGGCAACCGGACGGGACACTTGAGGGGACTTTCTGTCGGAAATAGGGCAGTTGAGTTTATCTGGCTACGATTCATGGGATATTCGGCCAACACCTTCACCCAAATCATACCGGCAAGAAAGTTCCAAGACATGCTCCAGCATGATCAGCTTCTTTCAGCGCCATTAGCCGCGCTCTACTGGACCGCACAAGGCCGATCCGTGAAGGATGTCTTCGGTCCATTCTATCTCAAGCCGGACTTAGACACGGCTTATATTGAGACTGGCTCTGATGGCACTCGAGCCATACTGGCCACAGACTTTGTGGACAAAGTTCAAGATCCCCTTCCATTGTGTCCACGCTCAAATCTGCGACGGCTGTGCCATGTTATCTCGGATATTGCCGGCTTCTCAGCTCTCGTAGGACTCGAGGTGGAAGTTATTTTCATGCGTCCTGTAACGGGGGGACAGCACTGA
- a CDS encoding uncharacterized protein (predicted protein), which translates to MKKTLLLVFIHGFKGDDDTFGNFPGHVRALIGRALPAITVATVVYPKYQTRGDLKECVGHFREWLQDQVIDLEVANRTASPTVDPSVHVFLVGHSMGGIVAGETLLLLASEQPIPAKISPANSETAANSQILESGSFMFPHIQGVLAFDTPFLGIAPGVVSYGAEGQYKNVTTAYNAITEVAGLFGFGDSSGSSTKAASANQGATSNKSLPPQQASAASPSSDAAATPSWQRWGRYAMFAGAAGAVAAGGAAAMYSQRQRLTDGWGWVSSHLAFVGCLARPSDLRHRISLLSEVQRERGIGCTNFFTALGKNATSLVETSSQGKTSLTQRIIRSKYRTFCTLPPEVENEDAAYDPKAGLGWVKAVNDKAADEIKAHVSMFLPKENPAFYELVNEACKIVVASVDQGWYSTATGPVEEVDGDLPRTETARTPADHDSGFMDGDDVVIVE; encoded by the exons atgaaaaagacaTTGCTCCTTGTTTTTATCCACGGCTTCAAG GGAGATGACGATACCTTCGGAAATTTCCCGGGGCATGTACGTGCACTCATCGGTCGTGCCCTTCCTGCTATAACGGTCGCTACAGTTGTGTACCCTAAGTACCAAACCAGAGGAGACCTGAAAGAATGTGTGGGCCATTTTCGAGAATG GTTACAAGACCAAGTCATAGATCTAGAAGTCGCCAACCGAACAGCCTCACCTACCGTTGATCCTTCAGTTCATGTCTTTCTAGTTGGGCACTCGATGGGGGGCATTGTCGCCGGAGAAACGCTTCTTCTACTAGCCTCAGAGCAGCCGATTCCTGCCAAAATCTCACCCGCAAACTCGGAAACGGCCGCCAATTCGCAAATTCTTGAATCTGGCTCGTTCATGTTCCCTCATATTCAAGGAGTACTTGCATTCGACACACCATTCTTGGGGATAGCCCCAGGAGTCGTCTCATACGGTGCAGAAGGACAATATAAGAATGTTACGACTGCGTACAATGCGATCACGGAAGTAGCAGGCCTGTTCGGGTTTGGGGACAGCAGCGGCTCATCTACCAAGGCAGCAAGTGCCAATCAGGGGGCCACAAGCAATAAATCCTTACCTCCACAGCAGGCTAGTGCTGCCAGTCCATCTTCAGATGCTGCGGCGACACCATCTTGGCAGCGGTGGGGTCGATATGCTATGTTTGCAGGGGCCGCAGGGGCTGTGGCAGCAGGAGGAGCGGCTGCAATGTATTCTCAACGCCAACGCTTGACCGACGGATGGGGTTGGGTCTCATCTCATCTTGCATTTGTTGGGTGCTTGGCTCGTCCCTCAGATCTTCGCCACCGCATATCACTCTTGTCCGAGGTACAGAGGGAACGGGGAATTGGCTGTACCAATTTTTTTACAGCCTTGGGCAAGAATGCAACGTCGCTGGTAGAGACCTCGAGCCAAGGGAAGACATCACTGACTCAAAGAATTATTCGCTCGAAATATCGCACGTTCTGCACCCTCCCTCCTGAAGTGGAAAACGAAGATGCCGCGTACGACCCGAAAGCAGGACTCGGATGGGTCAAAGCTGTGAATGATAAGGCAGCAGACGAAATTAAGGCGCACGTTAGCATGTTTTTACCAAAGGAAAACCCTGCTTTTTATGAACTGGTCAATGAAGCGTGCAAGATCGTGGTGGCGTCGGTCGACCAGGGATGGTATTCGACCGCGACGGGGCCTGTAGAGGAAGTTGACGGCGACCTGCCGCGGACCGAGACCGCCAGGACCCCTGCCGACCATGATAGTGGCTTCATGGATGGTGACGATGTCGTAATTGTGGAATAA